The Marinobacter szutsaonensis sequence TGCTCCTTGACCACGGAGTTATCCTCGAAACACTTCACGGTGACAATCTCACCGCCAAAGTTTTTCACGCCACCGTAGTTGTTGAAACCGGGCTCGACCACCTGGACTTCCGGATACTCGTCACACAGATCCGGGGTAATGATGTCTGCCATGTTGTCACTCTCCTTTGTCCGGAAATGGAATCAGTCGATCTTCTCGTCAGCCAGGAAGAACCAGGTATCCAGAACCGAATCCGGGTTCAGGGAGACAGAATCAATGCCCTGGTCCATCAGCCACTTGGCCAGATCCGGATGGTCGGACGGGCCCTGGCCGCAGATACCGATGTACTTGCCAGCCTTCCTGCACGCCTGGATGGCGTAGGACAGCAGCGCCTTGACCGCATCGTTCCGCTCATCGAACAGGTGGGCGATGATGCCGGAATCGCGGTCCAGGCCCAGGGTCAGCTGGGTCAGGTCGTTGGACCCGATGGAGAAGCCGTCAAAGTGCTCGAGGAACTGATCGGCAAGCAAGGCGTTGGCCGGCAGCTCGCACATCATGATCACCCGCAGGCCATTATCGCCACGCTTCAGACCATTCTCGGCCAGCAGATTGACCACCTGCTCCGCTTCACCGACGGTCCGTACGAACGGCACCATCACTTCCACGTTGGTCAGGCCCATCTCGTTACGTACTTTCTTCAGGGCACGGCATTCAAGCTCGAAGCAGTCCCGGAAGGTATCGGAGATGTAGCGGGAAGCGCCCCGGAAGCCCAGCATCGGGTTCTCTTCGTCCGGCTCGTACAGAGTGCCGCCAATCAGGTTGGCGTACTCGTTGGATTTGAAGTCGGAGAGGCGAACGATCACTTTCTTCGGTGCAAACGCGGCTGCCAGAGTAGAGATACCCTCCACCAATTTGTCCACGTAGAAGTCGACCGGTGAAGAATAGCCGGCAATACGCTTTTCCACGGTCTGCTTGATATCCCGCGGCAGGCCGTCAAAGTTCAGCAGCGCCTTCGGGTGGACGCCGATCATCCGGTTGATGATGAACTCCAGGCGCGCAAGGCCGACACCCTCGTTGGGCAGAGCCTGGAAGTCGAACGCACGGTCCGGGTTGCCCACGTTCATCATGATCTTGAACGGAATATTCGGCATGGAATCCACGGTGTTCTCGCGCAGCTCGAAATCCAGCGCACCCTCGTAGATCATGCCGGTGTCACCCTCGGCGCAGGAGACCGTCACTTCCTGACCGTCTTTCAGCACTTCGGTAGCATCACCACAGCCCACCACGGCCGGAATACCCAGCTCCCGGGCAATGATGGCGGCGTGACAGGTCCGGCCGCCCCGATCGGTAACGATCGCGGAGGCACGCTTCATGACCGGCTCCCAGTCCGGGTCGGTCATATCGGTAACCAGAACATCACCCGGCTGTACGCGGTCCATCTCGTTGATGCTGGTGATGATTTTCACCGGACCACTGCCGATCTTGTGGCCGATACTGCGGCCTTCCACCAGCACCTTGCCGGTTTCATTCAGCAGGTAACGCTCCATGACATTGGCGGCGGCCCGGCTCTTCACGGTCTCGGGACGCGCCTGGACAATGTAGATCTTGCCATCGTCACCATCCTTCGCCCACTCGATGTCCATCGGACGGTCATAGTGTTTTTCGATGATCATGGCCTGCTTGGCCAGCTCTTCCACCTCGGCATCGGTAATGGAGAAGCGGTTACGGTCTTCCTGGTCGACCTTGACGGTCTCCACATACTCGCCTTCACCGGGGCTGGAATGGTAGACCATCTTGATGGCCTTGCTGCCCAGGTTACGGCGCAGCACCGCAGGGCGACGGGCTTCAAGCGTCGGCTTGTGAACATAGAACTCGTCCGGGTTCACGGCACCCTGGACCACGGTCTCACCCAGGCCGTAGGAAGAGGTAATAAAGACAACATCCCGGAAGCCCGATTCGGTGTCCAGGGTGAACATGACGCCGCTGGCTGCGGTCTCACTGCGCACCATCTTCTGGATACCGGCGGACAGAGCCACCAGCTTGTGGTCGAAGCCATGGTGGACGCGGTAGGAAATGGCCCGGTCATTGAACAGGGAGGCAAACACCTCCTTGACCGCGCGACGTACCTGCTGGAGTCCCACCACGTTCAGGAAGGTTTCCTGCTGCCCGGCGAAAGACGCATCCGGGAGGTCTTCTGCGGTGGCAGACGAGCGAACAGCAACCGCCATGTGCTCGTTTCCGTCCTGCAGCTTGGCATAGGCCTCTGCCAGGGGCTTTTCGAGGACATCAGGCAAATCGGTATCAATCACCCATTGGCGAATCTGGGAACCGACGCGGGCCAGTTCGTTCACGTCGTTAACGTCCAGCTTCTCGAGGGCATCATCGATCTTGTCCTTGAGGCCGTCGGTTGCCAGGAACTCACGGTAGGCGTGAGCTGTTGTGGCAAAACCGCCGGGAACGGTGACACCTGCGTTGGCGAGATTACTGATCATTTCGCCCAGGGAGGCGTTCTTTCCGCCTACCCGGTCGACATCAGACATTCCGAGGTGATCAAACCAGATGATGTAATCTTCCAAAGCGCGTCTCCCTTAGAGTCTGTGAAGCAAAGAGCAAAACCGGGCCAGCGATATTCAGCGGCAAATGCAGGCAATATCCACTGCGGAGTCTCGAACTTGGCGTGTATGATACTGTAACCTGCGGAAATTACCTAGGGCACTCACTGTCAGATTTGGAACCGGACACACACCATGAAACGTACTGCCTTCTTCATCTCCGACGGCACCGGCCTGACCGCCGAAGCCCTCGGCCACGCTCTTTTGGCCCAATTCGAGAAAATCGACTTCGAGCGCGTGACCGTTCCCTACATCGATGACGAGGACAAAGCCCGGGCCATGGTAACCCGGATCAACAAGGCCTCCGAGACCGACGGCGAACGGCCGCTGGTGTTTGACACCATCGTGGACAGAGACATCCGGGACATCATCTCCCGGGCCGACGGCTTCATGGTCGACATCTTCGGTACCTTCCTGAATCCGCTGGAACAGGAACTGAACGCCTCTTCTTCCTACACCGTAGGCAAAAGTCACTCGATCAACAACGAAGGCAGTTACGAACGCCGGATCAAGGCCGTGAACTTCGCCCTAGACAACGACGATGGCGCCCGGACCCGCCATTATGACGAGGCAGACCTCATCCTCATCGGCGCTTCCCGCAGCGGCAAGACACCCACCTGCCTCTATCTTGCCCTGCAGTATGGCGTAAAAGCCGCCAATTACCCGATTACAGACGAAGACCTGGCCGACCAGCGCATGCCAAAAGCCCTGCGCCCCCACCGGGAAAAACTGTTCGGCCTGACCATCGATCCCGAGCGCCTGGCCACCATCCGCAACGAACGCCGCCCAAACTCGCGCTACTCATCCATCCAGCAGTGCATGCATGAAATCGAAGAGATTGAGCTGATGTACCGGCGGGAGCGGATTCCCTATCTGAATACCACGGCTTATTCGGTGGAGGAGATTTCGACGAGGATTATGGTGACGACCGGGCTGAAGCGGCACCGGTGAGGGATGTGGAGATGGAGTCTGAGATGAAGGTGGGGTCAGATGAAAGCTTTCATCTGACCCCGTTTTAAAGGCGCGAATCCCGAGCTCGGACGCGAAGTGAAGTTGGGGTCAGATGATGGCTTTCATCTGACCCCGTTTTAGCGGCGCAACTCCGAGATCGCGTCCAAAGTCGGGGTCAGAAGAACGCTTTCTTCTGACCCCATTTTCACCCGGCCTAAAGCTCCTGAATCTCCAGCCCCAGCTCGGTCACCATCTCCCGGTTATCGGAGCTGGTCACCACCGCGGTGCAGGCCTTCTCCGGCACCAGCCAGGTGTTGGCCACCCGCTTCAAGTCATCCAGGGTCACGGCCAGAACCCGCTCCCGGAACCGGGCGCGTTGCTCGGGTGAGCGACCGAACAGCTTGTTATGGAAAGCATGCCGCGCAGCGCCGGCCGGTGACCGCGGGCGGTCGAGCTGGCCAATAACGCCGAGGATGGACTCCTCCAGCTCCTGGTATTCGTGGTCCGTTTCCTGCAACCAGTCCAGGGCCTTGTCGAAGTCTTCCAGGGTCTCACCCAGCCGGGGATCCCGGTAGGAGAAGAAGCGGAATACGCCATTGACGCTGTCCTGCCCGGCGCCACCGCCGTAGGCACCACCCTTCTCACGAATGGCACGGTGCAGGTAACCGTTACGCAGGAAGCCGCCAAGCACGGTCAATGCCGCCGCATCGGGATGATCCACCGGCACAGTTTGATAGGCCTTGGCACA is a genomic window containing:
- the ppsA gene encoding phosphoenolpyruvate synthase — encoded protein: MEDYIIWFDHLGMSDVDRVGGKNASLGEMISNLANAGVTVPGGFATTAHAYREFLATDGLKDKIDDALEKLDVNDVNELARVGSQIRQWVIDTDLPDVLEKPLAEAYAKLQDGNEHMAVAVRSSATAEDLPDASFAGQQETFLNVVGLQQVRRAVKEVFASLFNDRAISYRVHHGFDHKLVALSAGIQKMVRSETAASGVMFTLDTESGFRDVVFITSSYGLGETVVQGAVNPDEFYVHKPTLEARRPAVLRRNLGSKAIKMVYHSSPGEGEYVETVKVDQEDRNRFSITDAEVEELAKQAMIIEKHYDRPMDIEWAKDGDDGKIYIVQARPETVKSRAAANVMERYLLNETGKVLVEGRSIGHKIGSGPVKIITSINEMDRVQPGDVLVTDMTDPDWEPVMKRASAIVTDRGGRTCHAAIIARELGIPAVVGCGDATEVLKDGQEVTVSCAEGDTGMIYEGALDFELRENTVDSMPNIPFKIMMNVGNPDRAFDFQALPNEGVGLARLEFIINRMIGVHPKALLNFDGLPRDIKQTVEKRIAGYSSPVDFYVDKLVEGISTLAAAFAPKKVIVRLSDFKSNEYANLIGGTLYEPDEENPMLGFRGASRYISDTFRDCFELECRALKKVRNEMGLTNVEVMVPFVRTVGEAEQVVNLLAENGLKRGDNGLRVIMMCELPANALLADQFLEHFDGFSIGSNDLTQLTLGLDRDSGIIAHLFDERNDAVKALLSYAIQACRKAGKYIGICGQGPSDHPDLAKWLMDQGIDSVSLNPDSVLDTWFFLADEKID
- a CDS encoding pyruvate, water dikinase regulatory protein, whose protein sequence is MKRTAFFISDGTGLTAEALGHALLAQFEKIDFERVTVPYIDDEDKARAMVTRINKASETDGERPLVFDTIVDRDIRDIISRADGFMVDIFGTFLNPLEQELNASSSYTVGKSHSINNEGSYERRIKAVNFALDNDDGARTRHYDEADLILIGASRSGKTPTCLYLALQYGVKAANYPITDEDLADQRMPKALRPHREKLFGLTIDPERLATIRNERRPNSRYSSIQQCMHEIEEIELMYRRERIPYLNTTAYSVEEISTRIMVTTGLKRHR